From a region of the Corallococcus coralloides DSM 2259 genome:
- a CDS encoding sensor histidine kinase: MLRRLLPTLLALGCGLLALGWGLVSLQRIFTQEREDARAQVRSRRIALEQLAAESLRTALAQMMKTHLPKLNSAVGDPLLPAEGYYLLFRGHQFLPRVDWPREGADVPAQANYTMLAHALDDGQAPSPYQERLARLRAAEAALASGSEARKDAAVESLLRYHAAHPLPADQELPFTLLMVEYLQRGEDTQPLIRALVREGLPEELGGMARDAGLQRNLLRARPQLTQPDFNFLQARIVALSITLSEPSDAFVARVQEAGAGALVLPEPLDGPTLLAEQWYVEPAAEQVHGLAVDMGALLSELTQELRERNLIPRDGQVRLGPGGVARPLKHPGLEVATPGWAAAEADIEARYGLKTLLVAACGALASAIAALAVVAQQRKYRFVELKSDFVSTVSHELRTPLASIRLLGETLERRLGKSPEAGDYPTRIVRAAEGLHFLVENILSFNRIDKGRWALRPARVRLEEAVGNLRHDLMDAVTVPVELSSDVGDVELDADASLVRMLFANLGRNACLYNLRSPVVLTVRAYPQPGFGATVLFSDNGVGIPPEEWERVFQDFYRLTTPGPEVHGSGLGLALCRRIMGLHQGSIQVASSGPEGTTFALTFPETRR; the protein is encoded by the coding sequence ATGCTGCGCCGACTCCTCCCCACATTGCTCGCCCTGGGTTGCGGACTGCTGGCCCTCGGATGGGGGCTGGTGAGCCTCCAGCGCATCTTCACCCAGGAGCGTGAGGACGCGCGCGCCCAGGTGCGCTCGCGGCGCATTGCCCTGGAGCAGCTGGCGGCCGAGTCGCTGCGCACCGCGCTCGCGCAGATGATGAAGACCCACCTGCCGAAGCTCAACTCGGCCGTGGGCGACCCGCTGCTGCCCGCCGAGGGCTACTACCTGCTCTTCCGCGGCCACCAGTTCCTGCCGCGCGTGGACTGGCCCCGGGAGGGCGCGGACGTCCCGGCCCAGGCCAACTACACGATGCTGGCGCACGCGCTGGACGACGGTCAGGCCCCCTCCCCCTATCAAGAACGGCTGGCCCGGCTGCGCGCGGCGGAGGCCGCCCTGGCCTCTGGCAGCGAGGCGCGCAAGGACGCCGCGGTGGAGTCCCTGCTGCGCTACCACGCGGCGCACCCGCTGCCCGCGGATCAGGAGCTGCCCTTCACCCTGCTGATGGTGGAGTACCTGCAACGCGGCGAGGACACGCAGCCCCTCATCCGGGCACTGGTGCGCGAAGGCCTTCCGGAGGAGCTGGGCGGCATGGCGCGGGACGCGGGCCTGCAGCGCAACCTGCTGCGTGCCCGGCCCCAGCTCACGCAGCCGGACTTCAACTTCCTCCAGGCGCGCATCGTGGCGTTGAGCATCACCCTGTCCGAACCGTCCGACGCCTTCGTGGCGCGCGTGCAGGAGGCCGGCGCGGGCGCGCTGGTGCTGCCGGAGCCACTGGACGGGCCCACGCTGCTGGCCGAGCAGTGGTACGTGGAGCCCGCGGCCGAGCAGGTGCACGGGCTGGCCGTGGACATGGGCGCGCTGCTGTCGGAGCTGACGCAGGAGCTGCGCGAGCGCAACCTCATCCCCCGGGATGGCCAGGTGCGGCTGGGGCCCGGCGGCGTGGCGCGGCCCCTGAAGCACCCGGGGCTGGAGGTGGCCACGCCCGGCTGGGCCGCGGCGGAGGCGGACATCGAGGCGCGGTACGGCCTGAAGACGTTGCTCGTCGCGGCGTGCGGCGCGCTCGCGTCGGCCATCGCGGCGCTGGCGGTGGTGGCCCAGCAGCGCAAGTACCGCTTCGTGGAGCTCAAGAGCGACTTCGTCTCCACCGTGTCCCACGAGCTGCGCACGCCGCTCGCGTCCATCCGCCTGCTGGGGGAGACGCTGGAGCGCCGGCTGGGCAAGAGCCCGGAGGCGGGGGACTACCCCACCCGCATCGTGCGCGCGGCGGAGGGGCTGCACTTCCTGGTGGAGAACATCCTGTCCTTCAACCGCATCGACAAGGGGCGCTGGGCGCTGAGGCCCGCGCGCGTGCGGCTGGAGGAGGCGGTGGGCAACCTGCGCCACGACCTGATGGACGCCGTCACCGTGCCGGTGGAGCTGAGCTCGGACGTGGGGGACGTGGAGCTGGACGCGGACGCGTCGCTCGTGCGGATGCTCTTCGCCAACCTGGGCCGCAACGCCTGCCTCTACAACCTGCGAAGCCCGGTGGTCCTCACCGTGCGCGCCTATCCGCAGCCGGGCTTTGGCGCCACGGTGCTCTTCAGCGACAACGGGGTGGGCATCCCCCCGGAGGAATGGGAGCGCGTGTTCCAGGACTTCTACCGTCTGACAACACCCGGGCCGGAGGTGCATGGAAGTGGCCTGGGGCTGGCGCTGTGCCGCAGAATCATGGGCCTGCACCAGGGCAGCATCCAGGTGGCCTCCTCCGGTCCCGAAGGCACGACCTTCGCCCTGACCTTTCCCGAGACGCGCCGATGA
- a CDS encoding response regulator transcription factor: MTTQTPGSTTRPTILIVEDDANLRTGLRDNLRDEGYDVTDAPSAKEAAPHLASRAFDLLILDVMLPGEDGYSFCRRLRAEGVKSMVLMLTARSLEDDLVRGFEAGAQDYLTKPYRLRELLARVQALVRRAGTAPPQVVTFGAFTLDLGRRAVLRADGSEVDLTRTEFDLLAFLLRHRDRALPRGEILDAVWGRDVVVDPRTVDNFVSNLKKKLGWTSTSGFTIHTLRGVGYRMEVLSGGPS; this comes from the coding sequence ATGACGACGCAGACGCCAGGCTCCACCACCCGCCCCACCATCCTCATCGTCGAGGACGACGCCAACCTGCGCACGGGCCTGCGCGACAACCTGCGCGACGAGGGCTACGACGTGACGGACGCCCCGTCCGCGAAGGAAGCGGCGCCGCACCTGGCGTCGCGGGCGTTCGACCTGCTCATCCTGGACGTGATGCTGCCGGGCGAGGACGGCTACAGCTTCTGCCGCCGCCTGCGCGCGGAGGGCGTGAAGAGCATGGTGCTGATGCTCACCGCGCGCTCGCTGGAGGACGACCTGGTGCGCGGCTTCGAGGCCGGCGCGCAGGACTACCTCACCAAGCCCTACCGGCTGCGCGAGCTGCTCGCGCGCGTGCAGGCGCTGGTGCGCCGGGCGGGCACGGCGCCGCCGCAGGTGGTGACCTTTGGCGCCTTCACGCTGGACCTGGGCCGCCGCGCGGTGCTGCGGGCGGACGGCAGTGAAGTGGACCTGACGCGCACGGAGTTCGACCTGCTGGCGTTCCTCCTGCGCCACCGCGACCGCGCCCTGCCCCGCGGCGAAATCCTGGACGCGGTGTGGGGCCGGGACGTCGTGGTGGATCCGCGCACGGTGGACAACTTCGTGTCGAACCTGAAGAAGAAGCTCGGGTGGACGAGTACGTCCGGCTTCACCATCCACACGCTGCGCGGCGTGGGCTACCGCATGGAGGTCCTGAGCGGCGGCCCGTCATGA
- a CDS encoding energy transducer TonB produces the protein MFESVIERRGVRSGRFGTGAWVSIGVHAGLLGLVFFISGRAPELVEKPLGDLVFRPPTIQLGVKQAAQPAPATTAPAPKPKPKPRTDRIPLNPKPLPADPPAATPEPTTIADAAATTDATGTGETGPVGDPNGDPNSTSPIGAIGVAGIVPTAPTGTDVLPFQGGMTPPKMLSGSQFSYTEEARRAGVEGMIIAKCVITTEGRVRDCRIIRGLPFMDDAVLDALYSRQYQPLTFQGRPVNVSYTFNIRLKMPR, from the coding sequence ATGTTTGAGTCGGTCATCGAACGGCGGGGAGTGCGCTCGGGACGGTTCGGCACGGGCGCGTGGGTGTCCATCGGCGTGCACGCGGGGCTCCTGGGCCTGGTGTTCTTCATCTCCGGCCGCGCGCCCGAACTCGTCGAGAAGCCGCTCGGAGACCTCGTCTTCCGTCCGCCCACCATCCAGCTCGGCGTGAAGCAGGCCGCGCAGCCGGCACCGGCCACCACCGCACCGGCCCCGAAGCCGAAGCCCAAGCCGCGCACGGACCGCATCCCGCTGAACCCGAAGCCGCTGCCCGCGGATCCGCCGGCAGCGACGCCGGAGCCGACGACGATCGCGGACGCGGCGGCCACCACCGACGCGACGGGCACGGGCGAAACGGGCCCGGTGGGGGATCCGAACGGAGATCCGAACAGCACCAGCCCCATCGGCGCCATCGGTGTGGCGGGCATCGTGCCGACCGCGCCCACGGGCACCGACGTGCTGCCCTTCCAGGGCGGGATGACGCCCCCGAAGATGCTCAGCGGCTCGCAGTTCAGCTACACGGAGGAGGCGCGGCGCGCGGGCGTGGAGGGGATGATCATCGCGAAGTGCGTCATCACCACGGAGGGCCGGGTGCGCGACTGCCGCATCATCCGCGGCCTGCCGTTCATGGATGACGCGGTGCTGGACGCCCTCTACTCGCGTCAGTACCAGCCGCTGACGTTCCAGGGCCGTCCGGTGAACGTGTCGTACACGTTCAACATCCGGCTGAAGATGCCCCGGTAG